A genomic stretch from Aedes albopictus strain Foshan chromosome 2, AalbF5, whole genome shotgun sequence includes:
- the LOC134287264 gene encoding circumsporozoite protein-like has protein sequence MLNYHSFHQIRQKINVANNLIHRVKGLTSDSQNQDQVNQTIHEQLNINNYPRTLVNRLLNRYKNTRRPSDPNTTNQSPPNHPPSSTQSPTSRPSASQPPPSRPSASQPPPSRQSASQPPTHRPSASVTPTHQPSVTTAAPNQLPTSSTMQLSSHSNSNQQSATDQNSYPRDSNSSPTSYAQQNNPASSFPIHEAPNTAASATRNNHPRIEDPEEDGHRTNNIQYRSFTYIPGLTEQLTKTISTDYPHIRLANRQNHKIGNLHTKIKDPKNKLDQNNVIYNIPCNDCQKCYIGMTQNKLCTRLTGHKTHVNKLEQYLQYVDNRMQLEELKSKTALIEHCIEHEHRFNFENTKIVDRSPHTNTLAFLEMCHIYNTDNTVNRRVDVSGLNTTYAAILHTIKARTNNPQLPFTPNRTIQNSQDTNHTNSQI, from the exons ATGCTCAACTACCATTCATTCCACCAAATCAGGCAAAAAATCAATGTGGCAAACAACCTGATTCACCGCGTCAAGGGTTTGACATCTGATTCACAAAATCAAGATCAGGTGAATCAAACCATTCATGAGCAACTGAACATCAACAACTATCCGAGAACACTCGTCAACAGACTGTTAAACAGATACAAAAACACACGAAGACCGTCAGACCCCAACACCACCAACCAGTCACCCCCAAACCACCCACCATCGTCTACCCAATCGCCCACCAGCCGACCATCCGCCAGCCAACCGCCCCCCAGCCGACCATCTGCCAGCCAACCACCCCCCAGCCGACAATCCGCCAGCCAGCCGCCCACTCACCGACCATCTGCCAGTGTTACACCCACCCACCAACCATCTGTAACCACCGCAGCACCCAATCAGCTGCCCACATCTAGCACCATGCAATTGTCTTCACACTCGAACTCCAACCAACAATCAGCTACCGATCAAAACAGCTATCCAAGAGACTCCAACAGTTCCCCGACATCCTATGCACAACAGAACAATCCAGCATCGTCGTTTCCAATCCACGAAGCGCCGAACACTGCAGCATCAGCGACCAGAAATAATCACCCACGCATCGAAGATCCAG AGGAAGATGGCCACAGAACGAATAACATCCAATACAGATCGTTCACATACATCCCCGGACTCACTGAACAACTCACGAAGACCATTTCAACCGATTATCCACACATACGACTAGCcaatagacaaaaccacaagataGGTAACCTACACACGAAAATCAAAGATCCCAAAAACAAACTCGATCAAAACAATGTCATCTACAATATACCATGCAATGATTGTCAAAAATGTTATATAGGTATGACACAGAATAAGCTATGTACTAGACTAACAGGACACAAAACACACGTAAACAAATTGGAGCAGTATCTCCAATACGTGGACAACAGAATGCAATTAGAAGAGCTCAAAAGCAAAACAGCTCTAATAGAACATTGCATAGAACACGAACACAGGTttaattttgaaaacaccaaaatAGTCGATAGAAGCCCACATACCAACACCTTAGCATTCCTAGAAATGTGCCACATATACAACACAGATAACACTGTCAATAGAAGAGTAGATGTAAGTGGACTAAACACAACGTATGCTGCCATACTCCATACAATCAAAGCCCGTACAAACAATCCCCAATTACCATTTACGCCCAATAGAACGATACAAAATAGCCAAGACACAAACCACACCAACAGTCAAATCTAA